The genomic window CCGCGGACGACGAGGTCCAATCCCGCGCGATCGCCGAGGCCGTCCGGAGCGTCGACCCGGACCTGATCCTCGTCGTGTTGCACGGCACGGTGATGGAACGCGTGGGGCGCGACGCAGGCCTGCGGGTGGCGCGCGAAGCGTTCGCCGACCGCGGGTATACTCCCGCCGGCCGGCTGGTCGGCCGGTCGCAGCCGCAGGCGCTGATTACCGATCCCGAGGCGGTGGCGCGCCGCGTCGTGCGCATGGTGACCGACGGCGTCGTCGAGGCGATCGACGGCACGGAAATCCGCATGACGCCGGACACGATCTGCTTTCACGGCGACACCCCCGGGGCTCCGCGGCTCGTGCGCGCGGCCCGGGAGGCGCTGCGGCGCGCCGGCGCGGACGTCGCATCGATGGGCCGATGGCTCAAGTAAGCACCTCCGCGCCGCCGCTCGATTGGCGGCGGACCATCGCCGGGCTCGATCAGAACGGGAACGAGATGGAGCGGGCCCGGCTCCGCGGCATCCTGGGCCGGCCGCGGCCGGACGCCAAGATCGTGCGGGCGCTCGAGACGCGCCAGAATGAAGACGGCGGGGTGCCGCACGGGATGGTGCCCGGGCGGCTGTCGACGATCGACGCCACGACGACGACGCTGGAGTGGCTCTGGGATCTCGGACTCGAAGAGAGCGCGTACGCCGACCGGGCGTGCACGTTCCTGCTGTCGGCGCAGCGGCCCGACGGGGCCTGGGACGAGCCGCCGGGGCTGCTGCGGTATTCACCCCCGCCGCGGCTCCTGCCGGGCGATCCCCGCGTCCGTTGCCGCGCGACCGCGGTGGTGGCGTTTTGGCTGGCGCGGGCCGGCCATCGGGACGACGCGGTGCGGCGCGCCGTCGCCTACGTCGCCGCCCGCCAGGCGCCGGACGGGCGCGTGCTCGGCTTCCGCGAGGCGACTTGGCTGCTCGCCGCGGCGTCCTGCCTGCTGGACGGGTCCGCCGCCGGCCCGGCCGTCCGGGCCCTGGAGTCGCTGGCCTCGGTGCCCAACGAGCGGTGGACGTCCGGGGCGCTCGCGGGGATGCTCG from bacterium includes these protein-coding regions:
- a CDS encoding prenyltransferase/squalene oxidase repeat-containing protein, with protein sequence MAQVSTSAPPLDWRRTIAGLDQNGNEMERARLRGILGRPRPDAKIVRALETRQNEDGGVPHGMVPGRLSTIDATTTTLEWLWDLGLEESAYADRACTFLLSAQRPDGAWDEPPGLLRYSPPPRLLPGDPRVRCRATAVVAFWLARAGHRDDAVRRAVAYVAARQAPDGRVLGFREATWLLAAASCLLDGSAAGPAVRALESLASVPNERWTSGALAGMLGSLGAAGLPRATPVVARGLDRLCAQARPDGTWLSEDGEAYHMDVTLAALRALVFYAAVAPALAVEGSTA